Part of the Triticum aestivum cultivar Chinese Spring chromosome 4D, IWGSC CS RefSeq v2.1, whole genome shotgun sequence genome is shown below.
AGCACATAGTAGCCTTGGTACATGGCATACCTCAGCATGCTAAGCTGCTGGAGCATTCCATGGTTTGTGATGTGCCTGCCCATGGCCGCGTCGATGATGACCTGCCCCCTGAGTAGAATCCTCTCCAAGCCAGCCTCAACGGCCTGCGCCGGTGGCTTGGAGTATTTGTTGATGATGGAACTCACCGATCTTGATATGAGTTCACCCATCAACGCAGAAATGAAAATCTCCATTTGTGGGCACTGGAGCTTAGGGGAACTGGTATCCTTGGGAATGAACACTGAGCTTGGAAGTTGAAGAGTTGATGTCCCTACAAACTCTTTTTATGCTCTGCCCCTGCCTCCCCCGGCGATTGCTAAAGTCATGCTTCTCAGTTATTGCTGGTTATCAAAGTCATGCTTCCTGTCAAAAAAGAAGGGATCGATCTGGGACTAGGGGGATCTGCATCCTCAGGAATGAACACTGAGCTTGGAAGTTGATGTCTCTGCTGGTTACAAAGTCCACCTTGCTGGTCAATAGTAAAACGTTTTACCATAGAAAATGCCAGTGCTCCACTCACTAAAATTGGATCCATTCCATACACTCGATCTCTGGGGTCATTGTTTACGAGCCATCGCCATGCAGATCTTTGATGAACCTGACTGAGAACCAACTCTTTGATCTTTGATGGACCATCACCACATATTTCTTTCTATCAGACAGACTTGACCCAGAACCAACTGTCAAGTCGTTGTTGCTGAAGCATCACCACATGGTTTTTTGAACATCAAACAGACTTGACTGTTGACTTAGAACTAACTCTTGGTTGTTTACTGCTAACACTTCATTTATCTGAATCTAGTGGACTATGCAACTAGCCTGAAATTGATAAACATACTGAGCATAGCGTACTAATCAAGGAGAGCCTTGGCATGCACTGACCAAGTCCTACAGTTTTCAGTGTACACAAATTTCTTTGTGTCGAAAGGATCTCTAAATCATTTCAGACTTCTTAATtaacttttttttgcggggaaaaataAATATTTTGTGGGGCCGCTTCTAAGTTTCATTAGATACACTGACAGTCTCTAAACTTGATGACCATTTTCAGAACCATCTTTGAACTAAAGTGTATATTTAGTTGGTCTGTATACGATTCAAATGCAATATTTGTATCATATATTGATGGCTTGGATAATTGCGTCGTACGAGCATGCTATGGCAGCGCACGGCATGTTAACCTTCAGTACACTATTTATTTGCAGGCTGAAAGAGTATGCTATGGCAGCGCATGGCATGTTAACCTTCAGTGCACTATTTCAGTTCTCACCGAGGACATGCCTGTAATGCGCTAGACAAAAGATAGGCCGTCGACAAATTCAGCCTGTAATGGCCAACAATACGCGGTTCTGCGACCTATCTGGGGAGATAAAAACTCATTTGTGAACTCAATGTTGAACAGTCCTTATGGCAGCATACAAAATTGTAGGTGAACTGCACATTCAAGTCTATAAAGAAGAGAAGCCACTGAATTTTTATCACGAACAGTTAAACAAACCTACCAAATTGTATGACCATCATTTGAAGTACCATCACCACCCAGCAGAATGGGCAGGTATTTTTCTTGCAGGGCCAAGGAAAATTAGCAGATTAACTTAACTTTGCAAAAATTTGATGAACCACACTAGGAGAAAACGGCCACAAAACCATAACTGAATCCTTGAACGTCAACCTGAGAAAAATCAACCAgcacaaaagagaaaaaaaatcaatcTATGAATCACTTACTGAGTTAACATTGAAATAAAGCTGCTGAAAGGAATTGGAATCGCCCCTGCTAGTGCTCGGCTTGAAGCAGTTGAGCTTGCACCTGCTAGTCTGCTGACATTGGCCTTAAAAGAGTCCCTAACTTGCATTCCTCACATTTAATCCGCACACCACTTGTGTTCAGCAAATGAGATTGAAATAGATCGGCAAGGAGCGACAGAAATCGAAAGCAACCTGTTGAAAGGAAACCGGAAGCGCAGATCAGTCGGCTCTTAAGGAAGTGGAGCTGCAGCTAGCCGCCACCACAGCGAGGACGGCGGGCGAATGGCGGTGGACGAGTTCACCGGCGAGCCGACGGCTGCGGGGTCGGGGGTGCGCGGTGGGCCGTCGAGCGGCGTTGCTGCCTCCTCTCATCCTCTGCTCTTGCCCCACGAGGCGTTGATTCAGAGGAGCTGCTCTCGCACAAATTGGTCCAGAGCTCGTGTGGAGGCCTTCTGAAATGCTGGCCTGCTGTATTTCCATCTTCATATGGGCCGTTGGCCAGCTGAGCGAGTAGGCCGCTTACTCCACATCCCTACTACTGCTTTTCAAAAAAACTCACATGCTACTACTTATATAAAGAAAAAATCTTCTAAAAatatatataaagaaaaaaaaactgatTCTCGAAAAAAACGATGCTAAAAAAAACTTAAAAAGCATCGGTACAGGAGTCCGTTTCTCCTTGTCTTctactccgttccaaaatagatgacccaactagtacaaagttgggtcatctattttggaacagagggagtagtatataaaaAAAGAAGTCCGTTTCTCCAACGCAGCACGCTTAATTCAGCGCTAACATAGTTAATTTTTCCGTCGAGAAAAAGTGCAACCTCCATATGCACTTTATGGGGTCGTGTGCTTTTACCCACCCATCATCGTCGGCTGCCCTTTCACTGCCCCGCCTGTCAGCCACCTCCGTCCGACCTCTAAACCCATTTCTTTGGTGCTGAAGACACCCCCACCCCCTTTAGCACCGCACCCCATCTTCTCCTCTGGAGTCGATGAAAGGTTTTCGGCATCGGTTCGGTATGAGGACTGGTACGAGCGCTAGTGCTCGTACTGGACCCCGTCTTGCACTCTGGACTTGGAGAAGGTTTCCGTGCTGGTCGGGTACGGCCATGGGTAAGAGCTATGACACTCGTACCACACATTGTCTTCCGCTTTGGGTACTTGGCTGCTTTCGGTATAGCTTTGGGAGTAGGCTCGCTCATACCCGACGCAGTCTTCTCCTTTTGTCTCCAAGGCTTATTTTCAGCAGTTTGGTACGACCTGTGGTATGATTTGGTGCACTTGTACGACACTTTGTCTTCTCCTCTGTTGCCTCCATGTGACTCcttcctttttgtttttgtttgccCTTCAAGTTATCTTCTAAGACATGTTTCTCCTGCAAACATGTTCATTGGGACCCCTTTTGTTAAATCACGAAGACGAACAATCGGTATAGATATTTATTATATCCTTTTTTAAGATGGGTCATCTCCCATTAAGTGTTGGTTTTAGGGTTGCTTAGCTCAACCTTCATATATTTAATTTTACGTACGGACATCGGTGGGTCCGCACCCTTTGAGAAAATACCACATCTACTCTTTTTGGAGAAGGAATATACTTTTCCTTGTCTCCGGGCTTCCTCGGGAGGTACCTCATAATTTCTTCATCAGAAATTTTGAAGGTTACCGTCCATTCTGCACAGTACAAGGCTGCTCCCTGTGATATTAATAAATGGCATTTCAAGAATAATGGATGATTTTTCGTCTTCGGAAATATCAATCAAGTATAATAAAATTGATAGGGATGACGTGTCTATCTAACCTAAGAGTTGGGAATTTTTCTTACAGGGACAGAGACGTGGGCCCCGCCTGCCATAACGTCTAGCTAAACAGTCAAATCAAACATGGTTGACTTTTGTGCCATGTCAGCCCTGACGGGTGGGCCATATCTATCGTAATCGTGGTTAGTTTGAGCAAGGCAGTAACTAGCATTTTCTGCTAAAAAAGACTTAAAGTGGTAATTTTTTGGCAAACAAAATGAAGCAGTAGATTTTTGGAACCTTAAcccgaattgtggtagtttttgctATTACTTGTTCGATCAAACTCAACACTTCATACAAATTTGAAACCAGTAGAATAATATGTTCATCCTTTTTTTaatcaaaaaaagttcatccaaattAGTAAAGGAACAACAAGAACTAGATCTGTGACAATGTACAAGGACAAGTCCGTCATCTTCTTTTTTTGAAGCTCCAGtgccgtcatcttcatcgccaATTCTTTTCTTTTTGGCATATAACACGAATTTTGTTCTGAACACGGTGAACTAGCTAACCGCGTCTGTCACTCACTTCCTTTCGACCGTCACATTCGTCAGGGCAGGTGGTTCCTTCCTCCAGCCTGTTGATGAACACATCGGTCAGCGCCGTCTTCGAGGTGAGCACCGCCCGCAGCAGCGCAACAACCTGCAAGAGACAACAAAATCATTGATAAAAAAGTTAAAAACCTCAGCAAGCTGGATATAGTAACTGTTCTGCATTACTTGCAATCTCGGCTAGGTTACCTCCAGTATCCCGATGGTGATCTCCATCTCAACCACGTTAGCCTTGTCTCTCCTACACCAGTGCTTCGACACGGCCATCACGGAAGCCTGATGAATCTACGACATACCTTCGGTCTTCAACCAGGTGATAAGGATGGCAGTCACGAAATGTCCTTGGCCGCAGAAAATTTCGAGACGAGCTATATGGTGCCAGACCCATTAGAACTCTTCCGATTCCTCAACGGTTTCTTCTAGAACGAAGCACTGGGTGCTGAACGGGCAAAGCGATGGATTCAGCAACATTTTTTCAGCGTAACCATCTGTTATAAAGCCGGCTGCCTCGAGTTCGATGGTGCTCATGTACAGATTGTCAAAGCTACCGTTGCCAAGAGGGCAAGCGACGGCACCATCAGCCATGTTCTTGATCACACAACCCAGTGGGTAACTCAGGAAACCGAGGAGCACATCCACAAACTCACGCTTGCATTCAGCATACATCACCTTCTTCTCCTTCCTGTCGTAGAAAAGCTTGATATTGCTCTTTGGTGAAGAATCCGATTCGGAATCTTTATTGGATGTATGCAAAATTTTCTCTTTGAGAGTGACACGACCAGCCGGGTCATTGGTTCCCTTGGATAGAAAGACGTCAGTGAATATACTATGTGACGACAGAGAAGCCTTGAGGATGGATACAACCTGAAACTCGTAAGAGAATCCAAATTAATAGACAAAAGTGAATGCCCTCATAGAAAATGTAATTGCTTTGTCTAAAATTAATTGAATTTTCAAACCTCCGCCCAGCCGACGCAAACTTCCATGCATCTCCTCAAATTCCTGTAAAATCGCATCAGGAATGAAGTTGTGAGGCAGCAACTGCATGGTGCTCGTGGATACCGGCTTGATCGTCAAGTCATCACTGATCACAAACCGTTCTCTCCCTCTTACAAACCTTCCGATCCCGGAGATCGCGCTTTTGTAGACATACACGAGTCGAGCCAAGACTAGCCAGCACCTGCAGAAGTCGCCGTCTACCTGTAGATTCGGCTGGTTCTTCACAAATGTATCGTAGTAACTGCATAGTGCTCCTGGACCATAGCTGTTGATAACGAAAGACCATAATCAACCTCTCCGCGCCGGATCAATTGAACCAACGCAACAAGGATTTgatatcatggtgatgcacatgACACACCCATAGGTCCCAAACTCATGCTCTTGCGAAGGCGTGAGAAGCATCCGGTGGCAGGAATCAGCCATCAGCAGCTTACTCTCCCTAAGGTTGACGACGCTGTGGCAGAGGTTGGAGAGGCAACCCGGTGATGAAGTCGCGCCTGCTGCGCAGAACTGGACTGCGGACAGCGGGAGAGCTAGGAAGCTGAGAAGGACGTCGACGAAGTCGGAGCCCGCGTCGGCAAACAGCATGCGGTTCCGACTCCTGTCCACGGCCAGCTTGATCCTGATGGTGGCCATAGCTGCGGTCTACCCGCACCACTGGTTCGATCGGATGGGTTCCAAGAGACGAAGGGGTGGGTTAGCAAGAAGAGTAACGTGGTTAAGTACCAGTAGCAAGCAATCGGCATGGGGAATGCCCAGTGATTAAGATGTGACGACTTGGGAATTCGGAGTCAGCCGGAGATGTAACGGCGGCTGGGGAAGCCGAAGAGGCCGAGGCACGCACAACAACTGCGTGCACGTGAACCGTTGCAGGGCAAAGACTCTTGGGACTCTACGTACCGTCTCGTATTCCTTTAATTTATCTCTTGCCCTCTAATCTAAACTTAAGTAAACGGCCGCCATACCCATACGCGCCATCGCTCCTACTAGCTACCTCAGCCGGCTATGGCCGCCATCAAGATCAAGCTCGTCGTGGACAAGCCGCGGAAGCGCGTCCTGTTCGCCGATGCCGGCTCCGACTTCGTCGACGTCATCCTCGCCTTCCTCACGCTCCCCCTATCCGCCGTTCAGCTCACCGCAGGCGCGTCCTCGCCGGGCTGCCTGGCAAACCTCTGCGGCAGCGTCGACCGCCTCCGCGACGCCCAACTGCTGAAGGTTAACGCCTGCCATGGCACGCTTCACAGGCCAGCGCACAAGGACGAATTCGGGTCTGTATCATCTTTTTCTTGGCTTTATTTATATATACCGGTTGTACTACATGCGACCAATTTACATCTAGAATTCCTTTTTTTATACGAGTGCAGCTGCAATAATCGTTTTGGCTGCTCAGCGTGTACTCCTTTTGTCGAAAAGCATGCGCCTCCACATAGACGCAGGTGCTGGGAGGTAGCCATGGCTAGGCTGGTGCATGTGTACAACCAAACACCACGCAAAGAGATGTTCTCCAACTGGAATGAACGTTTCGTGATCAGTGACAACTGGGTGATCAAACATGCGTCGACGAGCAATGTGGTGTCGTTCCTAAGGGGGCTCGGCGCAGATGGGACCAGAGACGGTTACGAGGAGGTGGACGTGGACGTCGGATGGGCCGAGGTAAACTAACTAAATTCTTTTGCTAATTCGCTAAAATTTCCAACGTACTAAATACTATTAGAGTAAAATGCATCAGCGGTAACTGAACTTGCAATGAAAAATTCACTTGGAAATTGCCAAGAGAACTCACTGGAAAATTTCcaacatatatactccctccgtccgaaaatacttctcggaagaatggatgtatctaaacgtattttaattctagatacatccatttttatgcatttctgcgacaagtatttccggatggagggagtagtaaatactAGAGGAAGATGCATCGGGGGTAACTTGTTAGCAACTCATAGTGATTCAttgataatactccctccgtcccacagtATAAGACGTTTTTGAAAGCTATGTTGTGGGACAGAGGGATTAGCTTAGATTCACTCAAGAGTACAACAATTGGTTGCAGATAATCAAACAGCAATAAGGAGATTGAGGAAGAAGACCCGAGGTGGGCGAGGAAGCCGCCGTGCCGTTTTTGCCTGATCCAACGGGATAGTTTGCTTGATCTCGATACCCTCGCCTCCTGCTTGTAGGAGCTGCTGGCTTCCGGGCGTGGCTTCAATCCCATTCCTTTGATGCCAGCCCAAGGTCCAAGGCCCAGCAAGGTTGCTGACGTAACTGAACTTGCGACCAAAACTCACTGGAAAATTTCCAACATAGTAAATACTAAATTAAAGTCactgccaatgcattttactctaaATACTACTATAAGCTGAAGAATACTCTTTTAGAAGGTGTGTAACTTAACTGAAATGATTGTGAAATAGTAATAGTAGTTTATATGGAGCCTTAAAGTGATTTTGAGGTGAGGATTGAGAATCGTTGAGTCGATGTTGATCTAAAGGGTAATTGTTGGAAGCGGCACTGGAAAATTCAGGCAGCTGACCCAAACTGAATTTGTTTGGCCTGATGCTTACGAGCTACCTATCACTAATGGTTCCAATTCTTTTCATAAATTTCAGGTGGTTTCCTTGCTCAAGACCTGTATCTCATCCACCACCATATTCACTGACGTGTTTCTCGCGAAAGGAAATGGTCAAGCTGTTCACACAGTTTTGGCAAAAAGATCATTACTCGCAGAGCTCTTACCCACGATTCCCAAGCCTCGATATCAAGAAACCGGCGATCCTACAGTCTCTGAATATTATCCACAGGTCCTCATCAAGCTTTTCTATGACAGAAAGGACAGGAAGGTCATGTATGCAGAGTGCAAGCACGAGTTCGTGGACCTGCTCCTCAGCTTCATGACCTACCCCATAGGATGCATCCTGAAGAGCATGGCAAGAACCTCTCATCTGTGCGGCAGTTTCAACAATCTTTACAACAGCGCCGCGGGACTAGACGTGGCTGGATTCTTGTCAGGACCTTGCATTCGCGACATAAAGACGCTGCTGGATCCAAGCCTTGACCCGTTCAAGATAGGCTGCTCCTTCAGGAAAGATAAAAGATCATGCCATTCATGTGATCCTGAGTTTGTCAGCGGTCACACATATGTAGTTGACGATGACCTGCGTACGTATCAGGCTTCCGCAGTGTCGGTGCTGAAGCACTGGCGCAAGAGAGACCTGGTGGAGATGGACATTGGTATCAGCAAACAAGAGGCAAGTCTAGATATAGTACATGCCCTAACAGTTGTTTTATAGTTCTTTCTGAATAATAGTGTGTGGCAATCTGTTACAGGCTGCTGCGCTACTGCTAGCGGCGGTCAATTCGAAGACTGCGTTGACAGATGCGTTCAAGGGGAGGTTTATGCAGGAAGCACAACAGTTGCCACCTTTGCCACCTTTGGAAAGAAGAATGGGTGCGCCCTCCGTGGAGAAGATGCAGATCTTTGTCAGGATCTTCGCAGGTGAGACCATCACCCTTGACGTGGCAAGCTCTGACACGGTCGCTGACGTCAGGAGTAAGATCCAGGCAAGGAGGAAGCTAACGGACTCTTGTGGGTTAGTCTACGGTGGCAAATACCTGCAGGATCCATGGACCCTGGCTGATTGTGGCATTCACAGGGAGGCCACAATCCATGCTGAGTTTTTTCATCGTGGTAGCTAGCTAGAGATcatgtgttgagcccccagcaagactatttattttctttttctgttctcttgcGACCCGAACTACTCTGCATCGAACCTTGTTGTTGGCCGTTGCTTATAATCTAAAGCGGGGGAGACCCTTTCTCGTAGCTAGCTAGAGATCACCAGGCTTGCTTATCACTTATTGTTAGCTGTTCATCAGCCTGCAGGGAGTATGTTCATACTCCATAGTAATTATTTGCTAGTTTTTATCCAAATGATGCTTATCAAAACACAAACAGAATGACTAAATGCCATTGGTAACTTGTCGAGATCATGTTGTCTTGCACCAAGAGAGAAAATCTAGCCGTACTTTATTGTAGACATGCAAAAGTTAACCATGAGTATTGGTGCTTCAGAAACACACTGTCAAATTAATTGCAAAAAAATGTGACCTTACAGAGAATGAGAGTGGTAAGATTTAATAATCAGAACCGGGAAATTAAGAACCGAAAACCCACGAGATCATACAATTGTTCTTTTCTGCGTAAGAAGAAGACCACACTCAGGTTTTGCAATTACATAAGGCTCGAAACTATGTTGTGGAGTATTAGTTTCAGAAACAGTAAATGGAGGCATCATGAGCATCATAGGGTGGCATCATGGTGTTATACGTTACGTGTTCAGTGTAAAGTGCTTATAATAGCCAGAGCCACCACATATACAGTACAAGATTACCCACATATATGTTGGCCATTGATGTCTGACAAGCAAGACACACTGGTATGGATAGTTTTCGAACAAAAGGGCAAAGCTTGCTACACTCTGAACAAACTTGGCCAAGGGGCATAATAAAAGAAATGTATGTCTCCATAGCATACCTTATTTTTCAGTTATACAACATAGCAGAAAATAGCGGCACAAGAGTATAGACGACTTACATTAACAAAACTAAACATGTCTAATGCCATTCATCAGAGGGCGCTTCCTCTTCACCGCTCTGGCTTGCAGCTCTCGAATCTCATAAGTTTGGATGTAGGTATGGTAGGGCGGTATCCGAGACTTCCATAGAAGGACCTTAAATGTCCCACCTTGAGGCCTGGCGATTCCATACAAAACATCTACGGCCGTTATCTTGGGAACTTCCTCTTCAGAAGAGCATGTCTGATTAGTACCAAGAACAAGAACATCTTCAGTAGTTCTTCCCATTCGTTGAAGATACACAGGTCTATTCGCACTGAGAAGTTCACACGGATGCATCCCAGACTTACAGAGCTGCTTTTGCATGCACCCTCGTCGGAATGCCAGAACCTTGCACCAGAAATTGATGTTAAAATTGGCTCTCAACACACATGCAGTGATGCTTGCTTCAGCGAGGTTATACATCAATTTTGCTATCTCCATTGCCAAATACACGAGTCTCGGGTGCATCTTGGGATCTGTACTTCCAAACGTAATCACCTTAAAAAAAATACCAGAATGCCTCATCAGACAGATGCTTCAGTACTAGAGTCTGTGTTGTTCCAAGCTTTGTGATCTTGTCAGACCGGCTTGTGATAATGATTTTACTACCACATGTAGTGCTCTGCCGGCAAAGAAAGCACAGGTTTTCCcacagatcttcgtcaagatccccAACTACGTCGATAATGATCAGCAATCTCCCATTATTCTCATGTCTTGCTGCACATCTGCCTCTCAAAGCGGCTACATCTTCAGCTCTGAAATTATCATGCCTGAAAAAAACAATCTGGGGGAAACGATCACGTACTCTTTCGTCTTCGCAGATATGACCGACAAGAGTGCTCTTTCCAACATTCTCCGGACCAACAATTGGGAGGACATCAAAGCTACTAGTACAAGATTGTGTGCACAGAAGGAAGTTCATAACTACTTCTGTCTCCCTCTGGCGGGCAAACATGCACTTGTCCAGCAAGAGATGCATGCTGTAAGGTTGACGATGCAAGCGAGGATATGTTGTCAGGAACCTCACCATCTCACTGGCATCAAGAATCATGGATCTCAAACCGTCGAGAGCCTCTTCAAGCGCTTGTGATGTTTTTTTGCTGTTGCTGCTGGAGAGACAGAGCCGTTGTGCATAACGAAATTTGGACACGACCCCAGATTGACTGACAGCCTGAATATTCTCCTCTTGTTGGTACGCTTGGCATCTGAAGGTGTCGAGCACATAGTAGCCTTGGTACATGGCATACCTCAGCATACTAAGCTGCTGGAGCATTCCGTGGTTTGTGATGTGCCGCCCCATGGCCTCGCCGATGATGACCTGCCCCCTGAGTAGAATCCTCTCTAAGCCAGCCTCCACGGCCTCCGCCGGTGGCTTGGAGTATTTGTTGATGATGGAACTCATGGATCTTGATATGAGTTCACCCATCAACGCAGAAATGAAAATCTCCATTTGCGGGGACTAGGGGGGCTTGTATCCTCGGGAATGAACGCTGAGCTTGGAAGTTGAATAGTTCATGTCTCTGTAAACTCCTTTTATGCTCTGCCCCTGCCTCCCTGGTCATTGCTGGTTAGCAAAGTCATGGTTCCTGGTCAAAAAAGGAGGGATCGATTTGGGACTAGGGGGACTTGTATCTTCAGGAATGAACACTGAGCTTGGAAGTTGATGCCTCTGCTGGTTAGCAAAGTCAACCTTGCTGGTCAATAGTAAAACGTTTTACCATAGAAAATGCCAGTGCTCCACTCACTAGAATTGGATCGATTCCATGCACGCCATCCTTTGTATCGGGTTGCAATTTTTGTTGCTTTATCACATAGACTTGACTGATTCCTAATGGCAGGTACACCACTCTGATCTCTTGGGCCGTTGTTGACGAGCCATCACCATGTATTTCTTTCTATGCGACAGACTTGACTGAGAACCAACTGTCCGGTCGTTGTTGCTGAAGCATCACCACATATCTTTCTCTGCATCAATCAAACTGACTTGACTGAGAATCAACTCTTGGTTTTTTGCTGCCAACACTTTATTATCTGAACCTAGTATTCAAATAGCCCGAAGTTGAACAACAGATCAAGCATAGCGTATCTGTCAAGGAGAGACTTGGCATGCACTGACCACATATTTTTCTCTGCATCAATCAAACTGACTTAACTGAGAACCAACTCTTGGTTCTTAGCTGCCAACACTTCATTATCTGAATCTAGTATTCAACTAGCCCGAAGTTGAACAACAAATCAAGCATTGCGTATTTGTCAAGGAGAGACTTGGCATGCACTGACCAAGTCCTACTACAGTTTCAGTCTGCAGAAATTTCTTTGTGTCCAAAGGAGCCCCAAAGCGTATATTTAGTTCTCAAAGTTGCTAAAGGGTATGTATACGGTTCGAATACGATATTTGCATGATTGTATCATGATATTGATGGAGTGGATACTTTTATTCTCCGAATGGGCCATAACTGAAACCTTAAACGTCAACCTGAGAAAATTCAGCCAACCCCCCTCAAAATCAAATCTgtataaaacaaaacaaaacaaaacaaaaaccaatcCATGAATCATTTATTCAGTTAACATTGAAATAAAACTGTCCAAAGGAATCGGAATTGCCCCTGCTAGCCTGCTGCCATGGGCCTTCAAACCCTAACTTATAATTTGATTAAAATAAATCAATCCGTATTCTCAAATTTAATCCGCAAACCACTTGCTCAGCTAATGAGATTGAAATAAATCGGAAAGACTGAGAGAAATCAAGAGCAAGCCTGTTGAAAGGAAACGGGATCTCTCGCCTCAGTTGTTGAGCTGCATCTAGCCTGCCACCAcggcgagggtggagggcgtgtgGCGGCGGACGAGTTCACCGGCGAGCCGACGGCTGCCGGGCCGGGCGTACGCCGTCGAGCGGCGTTGCTGCCTCCTCTCATCCTCTGCTGTTGCTCCCACAATTTCTTCCTCACTCCGATTCAGAGGAGCTTTTGCTTTTCGAGACAATATTCAGAGGGGATTTTTTTTGAGCAAATATTGTGAGGAGCTCTCGCACAAATTGGTCCAGAGCTCGTCTGGAGGCCTTCTGAATTGCTGGGCTGCTGCATTTCCATCTCCATATGGGCCGTTGGCCAGCTGGATGACTGGGCTGCTTACTATCAGAGACAGGAACGTTTGGTTTATGGTGTATATACATCCTATATTTTGGTCAAACAGAATATATACATCCTACATGGAGAAAAAATTTAGTAATTAAATAAAaaatcccaaaattctaaaatatgttTGAAATATTGAAGCTCCATTGTACTTGTAAAAAAAtaccagaaaaatagaaaaaaacctGTTGTAATCTTTTCAAAAACAAATCAGCCAA
Proteins encoded:
- the LOC123099025 gene encoding putative disease resistance protein RGA1, with the translated sequence MEIFISALMGELISRSMSSIINKYSKPPAEAVEAGLERILLRGQVIIGEAMGRHITNHGMLQQLSMLRYAMYQGYYVLDTFRCQAYQQEENIQAVSQSGVVSKFRYAQRLCLSSSNSKKTSQALEEALDGLRSMILDASEMVRFLTTYPRLHRQPYSMHLLLDKCMFARQRETEVVMNFLLCTQSCTSSFDVLPIVGPENVGKSTLVGHICEDERVRDRFPQIVFFRHDNFRAEDVAALRGRCAARHENNGRLLIIIDVVGDLDEDLWENLCFLCRQSTTCGSKIIITSRSDKITKLGTTQTLVLKHLSDEAFWYFF